The Candidatus Polarisedimenticolaceae bacterium genome window below encodes:
- a CDS encoding protein kinase, giving the protein MPLSPGDRLGPYEIVTPLGAGGMGEVYKAKDTRLDRLVAIKVLPEQLAKDPALLARFDREAKSVAALSHPNILALHDFASQDGLTYAVMELLEGESLRARLAEGPLPARKAALLAIQMARGLAAAHEKGVVHRDLKPDNLWITTDGRLKILDFGLAKTTGATDDGSMLETRSSLGTSPGTVMGTVGYMSPEQVRGEAVDARTDLFSFGAVLYEMLTGTKAFAKNSATETLAAILRDDPPAPEASGRSIPPALDRIVHHCLEKSPAQRFRSAHDVAFALENVSDGPGVTSAAVTAIPKRRPYGLAILAALAVVAAGFAGFVLRRGAPPPPVFHRLTFEQGTVENARFGPDGRTVIYSARWKGGPPTLYSIPAGSQESQRLNVESASLLAVSKDNELAIVVSPLLTYGLYPGSLARVPASGGGARVVCPSAIAADWNPRNGELAAVTIHRSEWTLESPPGKALRTSKGIDFVRFSPRDGSIAFFENRFGLGWPILPETGSIIVLDPAGKQHVLATGRRCTGLAWSPNGDEIWFTDWEDGRRTTLSAASLSGKVRTIWTGPGNVMLQDVAPDGHALVQTREVRDGVVVLEEGAARERDLSIFDGTVAVDMTPDRKALLVYERGAGGGPEGAVYLTPLDGSPPINLAKGRAESLSPDGSMALVGLPEQPARYTLVPTGAGPARVVDLAGVASDQDSRFLPDGKRFVFQGAPEGKPVRMYLVDLVAGGPPRPITPEGTLVWKGGNPVSPDGKSVFILKDLGTDNVDEIVTIADGKETPFVGHEPRDVPIRWTADGRALYVFKREGLPARIFRYDPATGKKDFVKEFMPADPGGITGMSGVVMTPDAKTFAFNYRRRISELFLVEGLK; this is encoded by the coding sequence GTGCCCCTGTCTCCAGGAGATCGTCTCGGCCCGTACGAGATCGTGACGCCGCTCGGCGCGGGCGGCATGGGCGAGGTCTACAAGGCGAAGGACACGCGCCTCGACCGGCTCGTCGCGATCAAGGTGCTGCCCGAGCAGCTCGCGAAGGATCCGGCGCTCCTCGCCCGCTTCGACCGCGAGGCGAAGTCGGTCGCGGCGCTCAGCCACCCGAACATCCTCGCGCTCCACGACTTCGCGAGCCAGGACGGCTTGACGTACGCGGTCATGGAGCTGCTCGAAGGCGAGAGCCTGCGCGCGCGCCTCGCCGAGGGGCCGCTCCCGGCGCGCAAGGCAGCCCTGCTCGCGATCCAGATGGCACGCGGCCTCGCGGCGGCGCATGAAAAGGGGGTCGTCCACCGCGACCTCAAGCCTGACAACCTCTGGATCACGACCGACGGCCGCCTGAAGATCCTCGACTTCGGCCTGGCGAAAACGACCGGCGCTACGGACGACGGCAGCATGCTCGAGACGCGGAGCAGCCTCGGCACCTCGCCGGGCACGGTCATGGGCACCGTCGGCTACATGTCGCCGGAGCAGGTCCGCGGCGAAGCCGTCGACGCGCGCACCGATCTCTTCTCGTTCGGCGCGGTCCTCTACGAGATGCTGACCGGGACGAAGGCGTTCGCGAAGAACAGCGCGACCGAGACCCTCGCCGCCATCCTGCGCGACGATCCGCCGGCGCCCGAGGCGTCGGGGCGCAGCATCCCGCCGGCGCTCGATCGCATCGTCCATCACTGCCTCGAGAAGAGCCCGGCGCAGCGCTTCCGGTCGGCGCACGACGTCGCGTTCGCGCTCGAGAACGTGTCGGACGGGCCCGGTGTCACGTCGGCCGCCGTGACGGCGATCCCGAAGCGACGACCGTACGGCCTCGCGATCCTCGCCGCTTTGGCGGTCGTCGCCGCTGGGTTTGCAGGCTTCGTGCTCCGCCGCGGTGCGCCGCCCCCGCCGGTCTTCCATCGACTCACCTTCGAGCAGGGCACGGTCGAGAACGCGCGGTTCGGTCCCGACGGCCGCACGGTGATCTACAGCGCCCGCTGGAAGGGCGGGCCGCCGACGCTCTACTCGATCCCCGCGGGCAGCCAGGAGTCGCAGCGGCTGAACGTCGAAAGCGCGAGCCTCCTCGCGGTATCGAAGGACAACGAGCTGGCGATCGTCGTCTCGCCTCTTCTCACGTACGGCCTCTACCCCGGCAGCCTTGCGCGCGTTCCCGCCAGCGGCGGCGGCGCGCGGGTGGTCTGCCCCTCCGCGATCGCCGCGGATTGGAATCCCCGAAACGGTGAGCTGGCGGCGGTGACCATCCATCGCTCGGAGTGGACGCTCGAGTCGCCCCCCGGCAAGGCGCTGCGCACCAGCAAGGGCATCGACTTCGTCCGGTTCTCGCCGCGCGACGGATCGATCGCCTTCTTCGAGAACCGATTCGGCCTCGGGTGGCCGATCTTGCCGGAGACCGGGTCGATCATCGTCCTGGACCCCGCCGGCAAACAGCACGTGCTTGCCACCGGGCGGCGGTGCACCGGCCTCGCCTGGTCGCCGAACGGCGACGAGATCTGGTTCACGGACTGGGAGGACGGCCGGCGGACCACGCTCTCCGCGGCGTCGCTCTCGGGGAAAGTCCGGACGATCTGGACGGGGCCCGGCAACGTCATGCTCCAGGACGTGGCACCGGACGGGCACGCCCTCGTCCAGACCCGCGAGGTGAGGGACGGTGTCGTCGTGCTCGAGGAGGGTGCGGCGCGGGAACGCGACCTCTCCATCTTCGACGGCACCGTCGCGGTCGACATGACGCCCGACCGCAAAGCCCTCCTCGTCTACGAGCGCGGGGCAGGCGGCGGCCCCGAGGGCGCGGTCTACTTGACGCCGCTCGACGGATCGCCGCCGATCAATCTGGCGAAGGGCCGCGCCGAGTCGCTCTCGCCCGACGGGTCGATGGCGCTCGTCGGATTGCCCGAGCAGCCCGCGCGCTACACGCTCGTCCCCACCGGCGCAGGTCCCGCGAGGGTCGTCGACCTTGCTGGGGTCGCGTCGGACCAGGACAGCCGCTTTCTCCCCGACGGTAAGAGATTCGTCTTCCAGGGGGCCCCCGAGGGCAAGCCGGTCCGCATGTACCTCGTCGATCTGGTCGCGGGTGGTCCGCCGCGGCCGATCACCCCCGAGGGAACGCTCGTCTGGAAGGGCGGGAATCCGGTCTCGCCCGACGGCAAGTCGGTCTTCATCCTCAAAGACCTCGGCACCGACAACGTGGACGAGATCGTCACGATCGCGGACGGCAAGGAAACGCCGTTCGTCGGACACGAACCCCGCGACGTCCCGATCCGCTGGACCGCCGACGGCCGCGCGCTCTACGTCTTCAAGCGCGAGGGCCTCCCGGCTCGGATCTTCCGCTACGACCCGGCGACCGGGAAGAAAGATTTCGTCAAGGAGTTCATGCCCGCCGATCCCGGCGGGATCACCGGCATGAGCGGAGTGGTCATGACGCCGGATGCGAAGACGTTCGCGTTCAACTACCGGCGGCGCATCTCCGAGCTGTTCCTCGTCGAAGGCCTGAAGTAG
- a CDS encoding molybdopterin oxidoreductase family protein has product MSRPTATEPEFAEVFGPHLSRATGDRLDPGVVPDKTVKTHCCFCGQQCGIELLVKDNRVIGFEPWLEFPFNHGKLCPKGVKRYLQGAHPDRLLHAQVRDEHARGGFRPVAYDEAVSRVAAEIERIQSAHGPQAFGVLSGASLTTEKAYLMGKFARVCLKTPYIDYNGRLCMVSAAAANKKAFGIDRAANPWSDIPKAEIVWISGANVAECAPITTDYVWQARENGGRVIVVDPRLTPLARTCDLFLPIKPGRDAALFSGVLNLMIEHDWLDHAFIDAHTTGFTDLARAAAEWTPARTAAVTGIAERSIRQAAEWWGTARTSFLLHARGIEHHTHGVQNCLGAINIVLASGRIGREGCGYATITGQGNGQGGREHGQKCDQLPGGRDIANPEHRAHVAGVWGVAPDDLPGPGVDCYEMLRKVDRGEIRGLLSLCFNPAVSLPDSAFVKRMLEKLEFYAVIDFFLSETARYADVVLPGSLHEEDEGIVTTAEGRVIKINKAVDPPGEAREDWRIVQDLARALGRERGFTFVGPAAILAELREASRGGVADYAGIGYERLEREHGVFWPCPSADHPGTPRLFEPGSTNPVARGAGPFYFPDGKARFLPASYTSPAEEVDADYPLLLTTGRVVSHFLSGAQTRRIGPLVDHCPEPFIEVHAQLASRLGLADGDLATAATRRGAITLRVSVVKTIRPDTIFIPYHWPDGKSANALTIAAQDPISKIPEYKVCAARLTKAGEAR; this is encoded by the coding sequence ATGTCGCGCCCCACCGCCACCGAGCCGGAATTCGCCGAGGTCTTCGGACCTCATCTCTCCCGCGCGACCGGCGACCGCCTCGATCCGGGCGTCGTGCCCGACAAGACGGTGAAGACCCACTGCTGTTTCTGCGGGCAGCAGTGCGGCATCGAGCTCCTCGTCAAGGACAACCGCGTGATCGGCTTCGAGCCCTGGCTCGAGTTTCCGTTCAATCACGGTAAGCTGTGCCCGAAGGGGGTGAAGCGCTACCTTCAGGGCGCCCACCCCGATCGTCTCCTCCACGCGCAGGTGCGCGACGAGCATGCGCGCGGCGGCTTCCGGCCGGTCGCCTACGACGAGGCCGTCTCCCGGGTCGCCGCCGAGATCGAGCGCATCCAGTCGGCCCACGGCCCGCAGGCGTTCGGGGTGCTCTCCGGCGCGAGCCTCACGACCGAGAAGGCGTACCTGATGGGGAAGTTCGCGCGCGTCTGTCTCAAGACGCCGTACATCGACTACAACGGACGGCTCTGCATGGTCAGCGCCGCGGCGGCGAACAAGAAGGCGTTCGGCATCGACCGGGCCGCCAACCCGTGGTCGGACATCCCGAAAGCCGAGATCGTCTGGATCAGCGGGGCGAACGTCGCGGAGTGCGCGCCGATCACCACCGACTACGTCTGGCAGGCGCGCGAGAACGGCGGGCGCGTCATCGTCGTCGACCCGCGCCTGACGCCGCTCGCGCGGACGTGCGATCTCTTCCTGCCGATCAAGCCCGGGCGCGATGCCGCGCTCTTCTCAGGCGTCCTCAACCTGATGATCGAGCACGATTGGCTCGATCACGCGTTCATCGACGCCCACACGACCGGCTTCACGGATCTGGCGCGCGCCGCGGCCGAGTGGACGCCCGCCCGCACGGCGGCGGTCACCGGGATCGCGGAGCGGAGCATCCGTCAGGCGGCCGAATGGTGGGGCACGGCACGCACGAGCTTCCTCCTTCATGCGCGCGGCATCGAGCACCATACCCACGGCGTCCAGAACTGCCTCGGCGCGATCAACATCGTGCTCGCCTCGGGTCGCATCGGGCGCGAGGGCTGCGGCTACGCGACGATCACGGGGCAGGGGAACGGGCAGGGCGGGCGCGAGCACGGCCAGAAGTGCGACCAGCTTCCAGGCGGGCGCGACATCGCCAACCCCGAGCACCGCGCGCACGTCGCCGGCGTCTGGGGCGTCGCACCCGACGACCTCCCGGGCCCGGGGGTCGACTGCTACGAGATGCTGCGCAAGGTCGACCGGGGCGAGATCCGCGGCTTGCTCAGCCTCTGCTTCAACCCGGCGGTGTCGCTGCCCGACAGCGCGTTCGTGAAGCGCATGCTCGAGAAGCTCGAGTTCTACGCCGTCATCGACTTCTTCCTGAGCGAGACGGCGCGCTACGCGGACGTCGTGCTCCCCGGCTCGCTCCACGAAGAGGACGAAGGGATCGTGACGACGGCGGAGGGGCGGGTGATCAAGATCAACAAAGCGGTCGACCCGCCCGGCGAGGCCCGCGAGGACTGGCGCATCGTCCAGGATCTCGCGCGCGCTCTCGGCCGGGAGAGGGGATTCACCTTCGTCGGCCCGGCCGCCATCCTCGCCGAGCTGCGCGAGGCGTCGCGGGGCGGTGTCGCCGACTACGCGGGGATCGGCTACGAGCGGCTGGAGCGGGAGCACGGCGTCTTCTGGCCGTGCCCCTCCGCCGATCATCCCGGCACGCCGCGGCTCTTCGAGCCCGGATCGACGAACCCCGTCGCCCGAGGAGCCGGGCCGTTCTACTTTCCCGACGGCAAGGCGCGCTTCCTGCCGGCGAGCTACACGTCGCCCGCCGAGGAGGTCGACGCGGACTACCCGCTGCTCCTGACGACCGGCCGCGTCGTGAGCCATTTCCTCTCCGGGGCTCAGACCCGGCGCATCGGCCCCCTCGTCGACCACTGCCCCGAGCCGTTCATCGAGGTGCACGCGCAGCTCGCGTCGCGCCTCGGTCTCGCCGACGGTGACCTTGCGACCGCCGCGACGCGGCGCGGCGCGATCACGCTCCGCGTGTCGGTCGTCAAGACGATCCGCCCCGACACGATCTTCATCCCGTACCACTGGCCCGACGGGAAGAGCGCCAACGCGCTCACGATCGCGGCCCAGGACCCGATCTCGAAGATTCCGGAATACAAGGTCTGCGCCGCGCGGCTCACGAAGGCCGGGGAGGCGCGCTGA
- a CDS encoding 4Fe-4S dicluster domain-containing protein, giving the protein MPVPESHEFFIDPRRCIGCNACVQACTECDTHKGHAMIQLDYVDRGASPQTVPVVCMHCDSPTCAEVCPADAIKRTGDGVVQTARKPRCIGCNNCVLACPFGVPKMSTGMNLMMKCDMCYDRTSIGKKPMCASVCPSQALFFGTREEMARLRPASRVLNVFRFGNQTITTRVNMLVPGQAFVESLDVLSALHEPAAGNDAAENVLLDGMEAPHAG; this is encoded by the coding sequence ATGCCCGTTCCCGAGTCGCACGAGTTCTTCATCGACCCCCGCCGCTGCATCGGCTGCAACGCCTGCGTGCAAGCCTGCACCGAGTGCGACACGCACAAGGGGCACGCGATGATCCAGCTCGACTACGTCGACCGAGGCGCCTCGCCGCAAACGGTGCCGGTCGTCTGCATGCACTGCGATTCCCCAACCTGCGCCGAGGTCTGCCCGGCCGATGCGATCAAGCGCACCGGCGACGGCGTCGTCCAGACGGCCCGCAAGCCGCGGTGCATCGGCTGCAACAACTGCGTGCTCGCGTGTCCCTTCGGCGTCCCGAAGATGAGCACCGGGATGAACCTCATGATGAAGTGCGACATGTGCTACGACCGCACGTCGATCGGGAAGAAGCCGATGTGCGCGTCGGTCTGCCCGAGCCAAGCCCTCTTCTTCGGCACGCGCGAGGAGATGGCGCGTCTGCGTCCGGCGTCCCGGGTCTTGAACGTCTTCCGGTTCGGGAACCAGACGATCACGACGCGAGTCAACATGCTCGTGCCGGGACAAGCCTTCGTCGAGAGCCTCGACGTGCTGTCCGCGCTCCACGAGCCCGCCGCGGGCAACGACGCGGCCGAGAACGTCCTGCTCGACGGAATGGAGGCACCGCATGCGGGTTGA
- a CDS encoding aldo/keto reductase, translating into MQTRTLGRRGPNVSAIGLGCMGMSFGYGPAHDRNEMVRVLEAAVDRGVTFFDTAEAYGPYANEELVGEALAPFRGRVVIATKFGFKLESGQQRGLDSRPSHIREVAEASLRRLKVETIDLFYQHRVDPQVPIEDVAGALRDLVHEGKVKHYGLSEAGAATIRRAHAVHPVTAVQSEYSLWWRQRESDLFPTLEELGIGFVPFSPLGRGFLTGAIDATTTFGDTDFRASLPRFTAENRKANQVLVDRLAAIARAKGATPAQIALAWILAQRPWIVPIPGTTKLSRLEENIGAASIALTAADLAEIEEAASQVKGDRYPEHLEQMTNR; encoded by the coding sequence ATGCAGACACGCACACTCGGGAGGCGCGGACCGAACGTCTCCGCCATCGGTCTCGGCTGCATGGGGATGAGCTTCGGCTACGGACCCGCCCACGACAGGAACGAGATGGTGAGGGTGCTAGAGGCCGCGGTCGATCGCGGCGTGACCTTCTTCGATACCGCGGAAGCGTACGGGCCGTACGCCAACGAAGAGCTGGTCGGCGAAGCCTTGGCCCCGTTCCGCGGCCGCGTCGTCATCGCGACCAAGTTCGGGTTCAAGCTCGAGTCCGGGCAGCAACGCGGGCTCGACAGCCGGCCGTCGCACATCCGGGAGGTCGCCGAGGCCTCGCTGCGTCGTCTCAAGGTCGAGACGATCGATCTCTTCTACCAGCACCGTGTCGATCCCCAGGTCCCGATCGAGGACGTGGCCGGCGCGCTGCGCGACCTCGTACACGAGGGGAAGGTGAAGCACTACGGCCTTTCCGAGGCGGGCGCGGCGACCATCCGGCGCGCGCATGCCGTCCACCCCGTGACGGCGGTCCAGAGTGAGTACTCGCTCTGGTGGCGGCAGCGGGAGTCCGACCTGTTTCCCACGCTCGAGGAGCTGGGGATCGGGTTCGTTCCGTTCAGCCCGCTCGGCCGCGGCTTCTTGACCGGCGCGATCGACGCGACGACCACGTTCGGCGACACCGATTTCCGTGCGAGCCTCCCGAGGTTCACCGCGGAGAATCGCAAGGCGAACCAGGTCCTCGTCGACCGGCTGGCCGCGATCGCGCGCGCCAAGGGCGCGACGCCGGCACAGATCGCGCTGGCGTGGATCCTTGCGCAGAGGCCGTGGATCGTTCCGATCCCCGGCACGACGAAGCTGAGCCGTCTCGAGGAAAACATCGGCGCCGCGTCGATCGCTCTCACCGCTGCGGACCTTGCCGAGATCGAGGAGGCGGCCTCGCAGGTGAAGGGTGACCGTTATCCCGAGCACCTCGAGCAGATGACGAATCGCTAG
- a CDS encoding tellurite resistance/C4-dicarboxylate transporter family protein, giving the protein MKAVSEAVRGFFPGYFALVMATGIVSLAAHFCGLERVAVSLLWINVAAYATLGGINLVRVALFPREVRDDLGRHARGAGFLSSVAATSVLGSQLVVLEGATTAGFLLWILAIALWLLLIYTFFTAVTVAAEKPPLETGLNGGWLLAVVSTESLGVLGVLAAPAAPSPPVALFLALSACFAGAMLYVLLMSMILERWLFHPLDVGGMTPPYWINMGALAITTLAGCRLLLVKDAWPPLARLAPFLEGFTLFFWATASWWIPLLVAMGVWRHIVRRLPIAYDPQYWSLVFPLGMYSVATYNVAKATGITFLAGVPPVALGAALVAWVLTFAGTIRALVRTLRA; this is encoded by the coding sequence GTGAAGGCCGTCTCCGAGGCGGTCCGAGGATTCTTCCCCGGCTACTTCGCGCTCGTCATGGCGACCGGCATCGTCTCGCTCGCGGCGCATTTCTGCGGACTCGAGCGAGTCGCCGTGTCGCTGCTCTGGATCAACGTCGCTGCGTACGCGACGCTCGGGGGGATCAACCTCGTGCGCGTCGCGCTCTTCCCGCGCGAGGTGAGGGACGACCTCGGGCGGCACGCACGAGGGGCCGGCTTCCTGAGCTCGGTCGCCGCGACGTCGGTGCTCGGCAGCCAGCTCGTGGTCCTCGAGGGAGCGACCACGGCGGGCTTCCTTCTCTGGATCCTCGCGATCGCCCTCTGGCTGCTCCTCATCTACACGTTCTTCACAGCGGTGACCGTGGCGGCGGAGAAGCCGCCGCTCGAGACCGGCCTCAACGGCGGATGGCTCCTGGCGGTGGTCTCCACCGAGTCGCTCGGCGTCCTCGGGGTGCTGGCCGCGCCGGCGGCGCCGAGCCCGCCCGTCGCCCTTTTCCTCGCGCTCTCGGCCTGCTTCGCAGGCGCGATGCTCTACGTCCTCTTGATGTCGATGATCCTGGAGCGCTGGCTGTTCCATCCGCTCGACGTCGGCGGCATGACCCCTCCCTATTGGATCAACATGGGAGCGCTCGCCATCACCACGCTCGCCGGCTGCCGGCTGCTCCTCGTCAAGGACGCCTGGCCGCCGCTCGCGCGCCTCGCTCCCTTTCTCGAAGGCTTCACGCTCTTCTTCTGGGCGACCGCGAGCTGGTGGATCCCGCTCCTCGTTGCGATGGGCGTCTGGCGCCACATCGTCCGCCGGCTCCCGATCGCCTACGACCCGCAGTACTGGTCGCTCGTCTTTCCGCTCGGCATGTACTCCGTCGCGACCTATAACGTCGCGAAGGCCACCGGCATCACGTTCCTGGCCGGCGTTCCGCCGGTCGCCCTCGGCGCGGCGCTTGTGGCGTGGGTCCTGACGTTCGCCGGGACGATCCGGGCGCTGGTGCGCACGCTCCGCGCGTAA
- a CDS encoding Crp/Fnr family transcriptional regulator, with the protein MAIPVADVLAKNPLFRRLSDEDRHRLAGVSEVRSYERGARIFTEGDPAEILYTIDSGRVKVVKMQGGGKEVIFEILGAGDPVGAVAVYEARPYPASAIALEDCTLIRVRRAAFFALLETSPSLVRGLLNGLSLRLMELTRRIEEVSGSRVETRLARVLLMLADRMGRPAPGGTFIPLPLSRQELADLAGTTIETAIRIMSRWGKDGLVVTEKDGFVVPDRAALERVTRI; encoded by the coding sequence GTGGCCATCCCCGTCGCGGACGTGCTCGCCAAGAATCCGCTCTTCCGGCGCCTCTCCGACGAGGACCGGCACAGGCTCGCGGGCGTCTCGGAAGTCCGCTCCTACGAGCGAGGGGCGAGGATCTTCACCGAGGGCGACCCCGCGGAGATCCTCTACACGATCGACAGTGGCCGCGTGAAGGTCGTGAAGATGCAGGGGGGCGGTAAGGAGGTGATCTTCGAGATCCTCGGGGCGGGAGACCCCGTGGGCGCGGTCGCGGTTTACGAGGCGCGGCCGTATCCGGCCTCCGCGATCGCGCTCGAGGACTGCACCCTCATCCGCGTGAGGCGCGCGGCGTTCTTCGCGCTCCTCGAGACTAGCCCGTCCCTCGTCCGCGGGCTCCTGAACGGTCTCTCCCTCCGGCTCATGGAGTTGACGCGCCGCATCGAGGAAGTTTCGGGGAGCCGCGTCGAGACCCGGCTCGCCCGCGTGCTCCTCATGCTCGCCGACCGCATGGGGCGCCCGGCGCCCGGAGGGACCTTCATCCCGCTTCCTCTCTCCCGCCAGGAGCTGGCGGACCTGGCAGGGACCACGATCGAGACCGCGATCCGCATCATGAGCCGCTGGGGGAAAGACGGACTCGTCGTCACGGAGAAGGACGGGTTCGTGGTCCCCGACCGGGCGGCGCTCGAGCGGGTCACCCGGATATGA
- a CDS encoding MarR family winged helix-turn-helix transcriptional regulator, with the protein MKQHEPVGFLIGALRRRLKQLTAGLAQPYGLTPQQFWIVVGIARTDGVSLRDLSERRRMDTPTASRIVDVLVRRGIVKNETDPDDRRRARLVLTASGRALAKKLLPVADGIRTTVESVLTKTERNAVVSGLEKILTKLDDHARRAR; encoded by the coding sequence ATGAAACAACACGAGCCGGTCGGTTTCCTCATCGGGGCCTTGAGGCGTCGTCTGAAGCAGCTCACCGCCGGGCTCGCCCAGCCCTATGGGCTCACGCCGCAACAATTCTGGATCGTGGTGGGCATCGCCCGGACCGACGGTGTGTCCTTGCGCGACCTGTCCGAGCGCCGCAGGATGGACACGCCGACCGCGTCCCGTATCGTCGACGTGCTGGTTCGGCGCGGCATCGTGAAGAACGAGACCGATCCCGACGACCGCCGGCGTGCGCGCCTCGTGCTGACCGCATCCGGTCGCGCCCTCGCGAAGAAGCTCCTGCCCGTCGCCGACGGGATCCGAACGACGGTCGAGAGCGTGCTCACGAAGACGGAACGGAACGCGGTCGTGTCGGGTCTCGAGAAGATCCTCACGAAACTGGATGACCACGCACGGAGGGCGCGATGA
- a CDS encoding Rieske (2Fe-2S) protein — protein MRVDDPETVSAAPDGRPAEAQPRWRRDFPVDGPADEFRSRREFTGLLLLTSLAFAAGQLWIVGLRAFKGAHGSSPVLDVAGVDELPPGGMKVFEYPTKADPCVLVRLADGSFVAYDRRCTHLSCPVIPRPAAGRLDCPCHNGHFDLATGAPLAGPPRRPLPRVTLEIRRGRIVATGLSVEGGRRAEAS, from the coding sequence ATGCGGGTTGACGACCCCGAGACCGTGAGCGCCGCTCCGGACGGTCGCCCGGCGGAGGCGCAGCCGCGCTGGCGCCGGGACTTTCCCGTCGACGGGCCGGCGGACGAGTTTCGCTCACGGCGAGAGTTCACCGGCCTCCTCTTGCTGACGAGCTTGGCCTTCGCCGCGGGTCAGCTCTGGATCGTCGGGCTCCGCGCCTTCAAGGGCGCGCACGGATCGTCGCCGGTGCTCGACGTGGCCGGCGTCGACGAACTGCCGCCGGGAGGGATGAAGGTCTTCGAATACCCGACGAAGGCGGATCCGTGCGTCCTCGTCCGCCTCGCCGACGGATCGTTCGTCGCCTACGACCGCCGCTGCACGCACCTCTCGTGCCCGGTCATCCCGCGCCCCGCCGCCGGGCGCCTGGACTGCCCGTGCCACAACGGACACTTCGACCTTGCGACCGGCGCGCCGCTCGCAGGCCCGCCGCGGAGGCCGCTCCCGCGCGTCACGCTCGAGATCCGCCGGGGACGGATCGTCGCCACGGGTCTTTCGGTCGAGGGCGGCCGCCGGGCGGAGGCGTCATGA
- a CDS encoding hemerythrin domain-containing protein has translation MSETVADPRTLICHDLPPAERLPALLRAFDALIPGGSFELHSAHAQNAALLCLTKERAGLFEWSPLQQGPELWRTTVTRRTGGSTLRELTEALASDHERLDDLERRAFEARAAGDTARAARLFADFARGLRRHIAFEEGVLFPAFEARSPFPPREGPTEVMRLEHRQIEALLDRASNAEGRAPLLALLDAHNTKEEAVLYPFTDRLLTPEERDHLVGRIQAFVS, from the coding sequence ATGAGCGAAACCGTCGCCGATCCCCGCACGCTGATCTGCCATGACCTGCCGCCCGCCGAGCGCCTGCCGGCGCTCCTCCGTGCGTTCGACGCGCTGATCCCCGGGGGGAGCTTCGAGCTGCACAGCGCCCATGCTCAGAACGCCGCGCTCCTGTGCTTGACCAAGGAGCGGGCGGGGCTCTTCGAGTGGTCGCCGCTCCAGCAGGGGCCGGAGCTGTGGCGCACGACCGTCACCCGCCGTACCGGGGGTAGCACGCTGCGCGAGCTGACCGAGGCGTTGGCATCGGACCACGAGCGGCTCGACGACCTCGAGCGTCGGGCCTTCGAGGCGCGAGCCGCCGGCGACACCGCACGAGCTGCCCGCCTCTTCGCCGATTTCGCGCGAGGCCTGAGGCGCCACATCGCGTTCGAGGAAGGCGTCCTCTTCCCGGCCTTCGAGGCGCGCTCGCCGTTCCCTCCCCGCGAAGGGCCGACGGAGGTCATGCGTCTGGAGCACCGGCAGATCGAGGCGCTGCTCGATCGCGCCTCGAACGCCGAGGGCCGGGCGCCGCTCCTCGCCCTGCTCGACGCCCACAACACCAAGGAGGAGGCAGTGCTCTATCCGTTCACCGACCGCCTGCTCACGCCCGAAGAGCGTGATCATCTCGTTGGCCGGATCCAAGCGTTCGTCTCCTGA
- a CDS encoding DUF6755 family protein: MSRFARSQRSTIVNGILCLIAIIVVLQLWLFTATMEAFLGGDEVIAVPAALVSTLCFVLGLGLRRYLRTLDP, translated from the coding sequence ATGAGCCGATTCGCGCGGAGCCAGCGCTCGACAATCGTGAACGGGATCCTGTGCCTGATCGCGATCATCGTCGTCCTCCAGCTCTGGCTCTTCACCGCGACGATGGAGGCGTTCCTCGGCGGCGACGAAGTGATCGCGGTGCCCGCGGCGCTCGTGAGCACCCTGTGCTTCGTGCTCGGCCTCGGCTTGCGCCGCTACCTCCGGACCCTCGACCCGTGA